CCCCGCCGACGGCCAGTGAATGCCGGGGCGCCGCCGAGGAGCGGCGCCCCGGTCCGCTAGCCCATGCGTTCGGGCTTCACCTTCGGTGCCAGCGGCGCGCCCTTGCGTGCGCGGCGGTGGCGCAGCGGTTCGCGCTGCGAGGGCTTGAGCTCGATGCTCACGGTCTTGCCGCCCCGTCCCGTCCCCTCGATCGTGAGCACGGCATCGTCGGCGGGCACGGCTACCGCGGCCAGCGCCTCGCCTTCGTCGAGCGCCATCACGATCACGCCGCGGCCACCGCTCTGCGTCTTCATTTCCGGGCGGGGGAAGACCAGCAGGCGGCCGTTCTCGGACGCCGCCGCGATCCAGTCGCCGAAGACCCTGGCCGGCGGCAACACCTTCTCGCCCTTCTCCAGGCTCATGAAAGCCTTGCCGGCGCGCTGGCGGCTGGTCGCGTCCGCGACGCTGCACAGGAAGCCGTAGCCGCCGCTGTTGGCGAAGAAGTAGACCGCTTCCGGCGTGTCGGTGACGACCTGCGCCAGCTTGCCGCCGTCCTGGAACTCCACCAGCGTGGTGATCGGCGCGCCGTCGCCGCGGCCGCCGGGCAGGTCGGACACCTTCACCGTGTAGGCGCGGCCATTGCTGTCGATGACGATCAGCGGCCAGGTGGTGCGCGTCTCGACCACCGCGAAGCCGAAGTCGCCGGCCTTGTAGGCGATGCCGGCCGGGTCGATACCGTGGCCCTGGCGTGAGCGCACCCAGCCGTTCTTCGACACGATCACGGTGACCGGTTCGTCGGGCACGGAGATTTCGGCCGGCGCCACCGCAGCGACCGCCTCGACCAGCGTGCGGCGGTCGTCGCCGTACTTCTTCGCGTCGTCCTGGATCTCCTTCAGGATCAGCCTGGTCATCGCCGCGCGGCTGTCGAGGAGGTGCTGCAGGCCGTCGCGCTCGTCCTTGAGCTCGGCCAGCTCCTTCTCGATCTTGAAGCCTTCCAGCCGTGCCAGCTGGCGCAGACGGATCTCGAGAATGTCCTCGGCCTGGATCTCGGAGAGGCCGAAGGCTGCGATCAGCGCCGGCTTGGGCTCGTCCGACTCGCGGATCACGCGGATCACTTCCTCGATGTGCAGGAAGGCGATCATGCGGCCTTCGAGGATGTGGATGCGGCGATCGACTTCGTCCAGCCGATGGCGGGTGCGGCGCTCGACCGTGACGTAGCGGAAGTCGATCCACTCGCGCAGGACCTGCACCAGGTTCTTCTGCTGCGGCCGGCCGTCACGCCCGATCATGGTCATGTTGACCGAGGCCGAGGTCTCGAGGCTGGTATGGGCGAGCAGCACCGCCATGAACTCGTCACGGTTCTGGCGGCTCGACTTGGGCTCCAGCACGATGCGCACCGGCGCCTTGTCGCTGGATTCGTCGCGTACCGTGTCGAGCACGCCGAGCACGAGCTGCTTGAGGTTCTTCTGCTCCTGCGAGACTTCCTTCTTGCCGGCGCGCGGCTGCGGGTTGGTCAGGGTCTCGATCTCGGACAGCACCTGCGCGGCGGACACGCCGTGCGGCAGCTCTTCGACGATCGCCCGCCACTGGCCGCGCGCCAGTTCCTCGATCTTCCAGCGCGCGCGCAGGCGCAGGCTGCCACGACCCGACGCGTAGGCTTCGCGGATGCTCTCGGGCGGCGAGATGAGCTGCCCGCCGCCGGGGAAATCGGGGCCGGGGATGATGCCGAGCACGTCATCGAGGGTGGCCTCGGGATGACGGATCAGGTGGCAGGCCGCCTCGGCCACTTCGCGCAGGTTGTGCGGCGGGATCTCGGTCGCCATGCCCACGGCGATGCCCGAGGCGCCGTTGAGCAGCACGAACGGGAGGCGCGCGGGCAGCAGCTGCGGCTCCTCGAAGGCGCCGTCGTAGTTGGGGATGAAGTCCACCGTGCCGCGGTCGATCTCGGACAGCAGCAGCTCGGCGATCGGCGTCAGGCGGCATTCGGTGTAACGCATTGCCGCCGCCGAGTCGCCGTCGCGCGAGCCGAAGTTGCCCTGGCCGTCGACGAGCGGATAGCGCAGCGAGAAGTCCTGCGCCACCCGCACCATCGCGTAGTAGACGCTGGTGTCGCCGTGCGGGTGGTACTTGCCGATCACGTCGCCGACCACGCGCGCGGATTTCACGTGCTTGGAGGTGGACGACAAGCGCATCTCGTTCATCGCATACAGGATGCGGCGCTGCACAGGCTTGAGGCCGTCTTCCACCTGCGGCAGCGCGCGCGACTTCACCACGCTCATCGCGTAGGCGAGGTAGGCGCGCTCGGCGTAGCGGTCCAGGGCCAGCGTGCCGTCGTCCTCGGGCTCGGGTTCCGGGTC
This genomic window from Thauera humireducens contains:
- the parC gene encoding DNA topoisomerase IV subunit A, which produces MTAGPTPPMHEDGSPPPPPAPPADPEPEPEDDGTLALDRYAERAYLAYAMSVVKSRALPQVEDGLKPVQRRILYAMNEMRLSSTSKHVKSARVVGDVIGKYHPHGDTSVYYAMVRVAQDFSLRYPLVDGQGNFGSRDGDSAAAMRYTECRLTPIAELLLSEIDRGTVDFIPNYDGAFEEPQLLPARLPFVLLNGASGIAVGMATEIPPHNLREVAEAACHLIRHPEATLDDVLGIIPGPDFPGGGQLISPPESIREAYASGRGSLRLRARWKIEELARGQWRAIVEELPHGVSAAQVLSEIETLTNPQPRAGKKEVSQEQKNLKQLVLGVLDTVRDESSDKAPVRIVLEPKSSRQNRDEFMAVLLAHTSLETSASVNMTMIGRDGRPQQKNLVQVLREWIDFRYVTVERRTRHRLDEVDRRIHILEGRMIAFLHIEEVIRVIRESDEPKPALIAAFGLSEIQAEDILEIRLRQLARLEGFKIEKELAELKDERDGLQHLLDSRAAMTRLILKEIQDDAKKYGDDRRTLVEAVAAVAPAEISVPDEPVTVIVSKNGWVRSRQGHGIDPAGIAYKAGDFGFAVVETRTTWPLIVIDSNGRAYTVKVSDLPGGRGDGAPITTLVEFQDGGKLAQVVTDTPEAVYFFANSGGYGFLCSVADATSRQRAGKAFMSLEKGEKVLPPARVFGDWIAAASENGRLLVFPRPEMKTQSGGRGVIVMALDEGEALAAVAVPADDAVLTIEGTGRGGKTVSIELKPSQREPLRHRRARKGAPLAPKVKPERMG